In Allomuricauda ruestringensis DSM 13258, the following proteins share a genomic window:
- a CDS encoding LytR/AlgR family response regulator transcription factor — MNVLIIEDEKPAARRLSRLLSELQIEVSTMLHSVEDSIAWFQDNPHPDLIFLDIQLSDGLSFEIFDAIEVKSAIIFTTAYDEYALQAFKLNSIDYLLKPIDEEELESAVKKYQNFKPENQRIPIDFNDIKNLLINPLEREYKKRFTAKVGQHLKIINADDVECFYSENKGTYAATSDGRNYLLDTTLEQLEEELEPQTFFRVSRKFYVNINHIGDIISYSNSRLQIKLNRFNEHDIVVSRERVRDFKLWLE, encoded by the coding sequence ATGAATGTCCTGATCATTGAAGACGAAAAACCAGCAGCAAGACGATTGTCCAGATTGCTTTCGGAATTGCAAATTGAGGTCTCCACCATGTTGCATTCCGTTGAAGATTCCATTGCTTGGTTTCAAGATAATCCCCACCCCGATTTAATCTTTTTGGACATTCAATTATCCGATGGACTTTCGTTCGAAATTTTTGATGCGATCGAAGTGAAAAGTGCCATCATTTTCACCACCGCTTATGACGAATATGCACTTCAAGCCTTTAAGTTAAATAGCATTGATTATTTGCTGAAACCAATAGACGAAGAGGAACTGGAAAGTGCGGTAAAAAAGTATCAAAATTTTAAGCCGGAAAATCAAAGAATACCGATTGATTTTAACGACATAAAAAACCTTTTGATAAATCCTTTGGAGAGGGAATACAAAAAACGATTTACGGCCAAGGTCGGGCAACATTTAAAAATTATAAACGCCGATGATGTGGAATGTTTTTACAGCGAAAACAAAGGAACCTATGCAGCAACTTCTGACGGAAGAAATTATTTGTTGGATACAACTTTGGAACAGTTGGAGGAGGAGTTGGAGCCTCAGACATTTTTTAGGGTGAGCCGAAAGTTTTACGTGAACATCAACCACATAGGAGACATCATTTCATACTCAAATTCAAGGCTTCAAATCAAGCTGAACCGCTTTAATGAGCATGATATAGTTGTAAGTAGGGAGCGCGTTAGAGACTTCAAGTTATGGTTGGAATAA
- a CDS encoding 2TM domain-containing protein, with protein MTQNITFEQAKRKVSSIKGFYFHLALFIIISVVLITTKRNIVQWVIQKSENTDEGFLRWLDWNIIAIPIIWGVVLLVHGLYIFGTPLKKNGTND; from the coding sequence ATGACCCAGAATATCACTTTTGAACAAGCTAAAAGAAAAGTAAGCTCCATAAAGGGATTTTATTTCCATTTGGCCCTGTTCATTATTATAAGTGTTGTGCTGATTACCACAAAAAGAAATATTGTTCAATGGGTTATACAGAAGAGCGAAAATACCGATGAGGGTTTTTTAAGATGGCTGGATTGGAATATTATAGCCATTCCCATAATTTGGGGAGTTGTACTTCTGGTTCATGGACTTTATATTTTTGGCACACCTTTGAAAAAAAATGGAACCAATGACTAA